The Bacteroidota bacterium genome contains the following window.
TTTACCTTTCCATCCACACATATCAATGAGTTGGGCAGCAGGAAGTTTTACATAATCAGCTTCTTCATAACCTTTGAGCTCTGGGAATAATTTTTTCAGTTGCTCAAATAGTTCTTTTGTAATGTAGGGATTCTTGAAAAAGCTTCCAGCATTACCAATTTTTTTTGGATCGGGAAGTTTACGTGTTCGAATAGCAACAACAGCATTAAAAACTTCTGCAATAGTTGGACTTTCCTTACCAATTTCTTCCTGAACATCTTTGTAGTTAATGTTTACTTCAGGTTTTTTTGACAATTGGAAAGTAACGGATGTTATATAATATGTGTTCTTGTTCTCTTCTTCCTTAAAAATGCTCCATCTGTAGCCAAAACCACATTCTTCATTCAAAATGATTTCAAATTCATTTATTTCAAAATTGTACACCTCCAATGAATGAATAGTATATTGAACCTCTGCTCCATAAGCACCAATATTTTGAATTGGACAAGCACCAACATTACCAGGGATCAATGCCAAGTTCTCAATTCCACCCCAGTTTGAGTTTACAGCATGTTCAACAAATGAATGCCAGTTTTCTCCAGATGAAACTTTGACCCAAACAAAATCATCGTTTTCGTAAACCT
Protein-coding sequences here:
- the murB gene encoding UDP-N-acetylmuramate dehydrogenase, with product MQFQTNISLSHLHTFKVEAKANLFCEINSEEDIVDLVNSPEFKTNKWLILGEGSDVLFTKDFDGLIIRDNIKGIDQVYENDDFVWVKVSSGENWHSFVEHAVNSNWGGIENLALIPGNVGACPIQNIGAYGAEVQYTIHSLEVYNFEINEFEIILNEECGFGYRWSIFKEEENKNTYYITSVTFQLSKKPEVNINYKDVQEEIGKESPTIAEVFNAVVAIRTRKLPDPKKIGNAGSFFKNPYITKELFEQLKKLFPELKGYEEADYVKLPAAQLIDMCGWKGKVMNDVGVYQNQALVLCNYGNAKGADVKQFAEQIQQSVKDKFGVDIHPEVNIY